In one Alkalinema sp. FACHB-956 genomic region, the following are encoded:
- the malQ gene encoding 4-alpha-glucanotransferase yields MLSYRASGILLHPTSFPSRFGIGDLGASARQFIDFLAGAGQQFWQVLPLGPTSFGNSPYMCYSALAGNPLLISLEILQQQGLLDEHDLANYPEFPLDTVDFDRVIEAKYPLYRKAWQQFQTIAVQGPKPEPVVLPDVDVNAETGSDETPEPEEPPIVHYWVDFEEFCHAKASWLDDYALFMALKLAHEGQSWYEWPKEIAWRKPDAVMQWSQTLQAEIAFQKYLQFEFFRQWQAIKSYATDRRVQIIGDIPIYVAHDSADVWAQPKNFSLDEDTGVVSQMAGVPPDYFSETGQLWGNPVYNWEYLQQTNFAWWIQRFEGMLDLVDWIRIDHFRGFEAFWSVPEGEETAMNGGWVKAPGDEFFTVLREKLGKLPILAEDLGVITPEVEALRDKFDFPGMKVLHFAFGSDPANPFLPFNYPRNCLVYTGTHDNDTTVGWFEKLNDWERDNLLVHIGAVSPEGIHWDLIRLALSSVANLAIIPFQDLFGLGSDARMNYPGKPEGNWGWCYREEAIQTDWIRDRLRRMTERFGRLPY; encoded by the coding sequence TGGCAATTCTCCCTACATGTGCTACTCAGCGTTAGCTGGGAATCCGCTGTTGATTAGTCTAGAGATCTTGCAGCAACAGGGTTTGCTGGATGAGCATGATCTGGCCAACTATCCGGAGTTTCCGCTAGATACGGTGGATTTCGATCGCGTCATCGAAGCCAAGTATCCCCTTTACCGCAAAGCTTGGCAGCAATTTCAAACGATCGCGGTGCAGGGGCCGAAACCGGAACCGGTTGTACTCCCGGACGTGGATGTAAATGCTGAAACCGGGAGCGATGAAACGCCAGAACCCGAAGAACCGCCGATCGTCCATTATTGGGTCGATTTTGAAGAGTTTTGCCACGCTAAAGCCTCTTGGTTAGATGACTACGCGCTGTTTATGGCCCTGAAGCTGGCCCACGAGGGTCAGAGTTGGTACGAGTGGCCGAAGGAGATTGCGTGGCGCAAACCGGATGCGGTGATGCAATGGTCGCAAACCCTGCAAGCCGAAATTGCATTCCAGAAATATTTGCAGTTTGAGTTTTTCCGGCAATGGCAAGCCATTAAATCCTATGCCACCGATCGCCGCGTTCAAATCATTGGCGATATTCCAATCTACGTGGCCCATGACAGTGCCGATGTCTGGGCACAACCAAAAAACTTTTCCTTGGATGAAGATACAGGCGTTGTGTCGCAGATGGCAGGCGTCCCACCGGACTATTTCAGTGAAACAGGGCAATTATGGGGAAATCCCGTCTACAACTGGGAATATCTCCAGCAAACGAACTTTGCTTGGTGGATTCAGCGTTTTGAAGGGATGTTGGATCTAGTAGATTGGATCCGAATTGACCATTTTCGTGGGTTTGAAGCCTTTTGGTCGGTGCCAGAAGGGGAAGAGACAGCGATGAATGGGGGCTGGGTAAAGGCTCCTGGGGATGAGTTCTTTACAGTGCTGCGGGAAAAACTGGGTAAGCTACCGATTTTGGCGGAGGATTTGGGGGTGATTACGCCGGAAGTGGAAGCGCTGCGGGATAAGTTCGACTTTCCGGGGATGAAGGTGTTGCATTTTGCCTTTGGTTCGGATCCGGCGAATCCGTTCTTGCCGTTTAACTATCCCCGCAATTGCTTGGTGTACACCGGAACCCACGATAACGACACCACCGTAGGCTGGTTTGAGAAGTTGAACGATTGGGAGCGAGACAATTTGCTGGTGCACATTGGGGCGGTCAGTCCCGAGGGCATTCATTGGGATTTAATCCGGCTTGCCCTCAGTTCTGTGGCAAATTTAGCAATTATTCCGTTCCAGGATTTGTTCGGGCTGGGATCGGATGCACGGATGAACTACCCAGGGAAACCGGAAGGCAATTGGGGATGGTGCTATCGAGAAGAGGCGATTCAAACGGACTGGATTCGCGATCGCCTGCGGCGGATGACTGAGCGGTTTGGCCGGTTGCCCTATTAG
- a CDS encoding diguanylate cyclase, with translation MKISTWFRSTTAIPLEWRQDFLAEWHHIRYLRARAVAWITLIYPVFTIPLIVSKDFFIPETSFSHALALMPPLGVGIFAVSAYLLFSNKAVRSPGDLQPRNIQATNIYLISLVILFDGVFAITWTNTGLNSPYIVGLFIYASLFYRPIKINLVIYLLNFLFYVYYISIFSVDFSVANCVVAYLSGALSTGFALIIATSLFDSIVSNFVNRRTIEQQAEILRDTNTRLNLLVNLDGLTQIANRRLFDLHLDRLWQQLGRSNTFLGVLLCDVDFFKRFNDTYGHLAGDQCLKQVAGVIEKSLKRDGDLVARYGGEEFGIILPNTGKEGAITIAEIICQAVRSLDIPHEGSIHGRVTISVGVAWVIPSPHMLPDQLLQSADEALYLAKHDGRDRFAYLEGGRKSNA, from the coding sequence ATGAAAATTTCAACATGGTTTCGCTCAACTACTGCAATACCCTTGGAATGGCGGCAGGATTTTCTAGCAGAGTGGCACCATATTCGCTACCTCAGGGCTCGGGCAGTGGCTTGGATTACCCTAATCTACCCAGTTTTTACCATTCCACTGATTGTTTCTAAAGATTTTTTTATTCCTGAGACTAGTTTTTCCCATGCCCTTGCATTAATGCCCCCATTAGGTGTTGGAATTTTTGCCGTTTCTGCTTATTTACTGTTTAGCAATAAAGCTGTGCGATCTCCTGGAGACTTGCAACCCAGGAATATTCAAGCAACCAATATCTATTTGATTAGTTTAGTTATTCTTTTTGATGGAGTGTTCGCAATTACTTGGACAAATACAGGATTAAATTCTCCTTATATAGTTGGGCTCTTTATTTATGCTTCACTTTTTTATAGACCTATTAAGATTAATCTTGTCATTTATCTTCTCAATTTCTTGTTCTATGTATACTACATTTCTATTTTTAGTGTTGATTTCTCTGTTGCCAACTGTGTAGTAGCCTATCTTTCTGGAGCTTTATCCACAGGTTTTGCTTTAATTATTGCAACTTCTCTGTTTGATTCAATAGTATCAAATTTTGTCAATCGGCGTACTATTGAGCAACAGGCTGAAATATTAAGGGATACCAATACTAGATTGAATTTGTTGGTGAATCTAGACGGACTCACTCAAATTGCCAATCGACGACTATTTGACCTCCACTTAGATCGGCTTTGGCAGCAGCTTGGACGCTCCAATACCTTTTTAGGTGTGTTACTTTGCGACGTGGATTTTTTCAAACGCTTTAATGATACCTATGGACATCTAGCAGGAGATCAATGCCTGAAGCAAGTAGCAGGCGTTATTGAAAAAAGTCTAAAAAGAGATGGTGATCTTGTGGCGCGTTATGGAGGCGAGGAATTTGGAATCATTTTACCCAATACAGGAAAAGAAGGTGCAATCACGATCGCTGAGATAATCTGTCAAGCAGTGCGGTCTTTAGACATTCCTCACGAAGGATCGATTCATGGTCGGGTGACGATTAGTGTGGGTGTGGCTTGGGTCATTCCCAGCCCGCACATGTTGCCTGATCAATTGCTTCAATCTGCCGACGAAGCTCTCTACCTCGCTAAGCATGATGGACGCGATCGCTTCGCTTATCTGGAGGGTGGGCGAAAATCAAATGCATGA
- a CDS encoding glycoside hydrolase family 15 protein, which produces MVFVSSDLEARLDRYYQEIQTVILSRQNPITGLLPASTAVNAHGDYTDAWVRDNVYSILAVWGLALSYRKIDLDQGRTYELEHAVIKLMRGLLFAMMRQCHKVERFKQTQSPMDSLHAKYSTTSGDTVVPDDGWGHLQVDATSIFLLMLAQMTSSGLEIVYTQDEVDFVQNLVYYIGRAYRTPDYGIWERGNKINHGSVELNASSIGMAKAALEAMNGLNLFGTKGSKVSVIHVLPDEIARCRITLKSLLPRESLSKEVDSALLSVISFPAFAIEDPDLVERTRQKIIDLLQGNYGCKRFLRDGHQTVIEDTSRLHYEPTELKQFEHIECEWPLFFTYLALDGLFRGDRQQTTFYLEKLNDLAVDRDGIKLLPEVYYVPAEAIEAEKQAPRSQPRLPNDNVPLVWAQSLYYLAQLLHEGLLSVGDIDPLAIHTRVGYIRKATVQIALLAEDEELQNRLAAYNIPTQTLSQIEPIQVRQARDLSLAYTQVGKNDKLNLSGRPFRLMRSLTTSKVFQMRDQVMVFLPAFLDEQKFYLTLDYHFLVSNIKSELSYIHRHWRQLGRPIVTLLLTHDMLERGQDALLGLMQELQDGRCGEATVTVGNLNQLMLTASRARLDFLPELENTTYLDLNSLRQYLSFDPAQTQPLSSFQEFMLEQETDTTLLVQKLRESQNLYEQIEILSTLLRLKGIIFDTGLVGPGQPVVVGRLIEEIYNKASRGDAQGNPYWGIVRRAAGLLDKVDIGLSDAVTDILIRQKQISVGRAYSEDAVITQPLPLHDLLDKIRHFCREDIRDRVLTQEILVYLSLLIKAEPTLLKGLLTARVGYLIILLTSDLARELQVTQDEAYEALLQLSPYDIYKRLHHILEGYDTLNQTLFSQESLHLKVQDQEIDWIVPTETDRESDQDWLRMRQREGGRGTIPRDFYRNVWQVLNHCKGLVIGDKLERRNRLDSELLISEMTPGETNFALRVEHLINKIQAPEYRQVNIEALMELAAIAQKNPDFKIEEYLVLDVLIGHAVRLAWLQKYPHHAHSYDEHKASAWSAFYQSSPYDCANAIASAMKFLTNLGQAEAIGI; this is translated from the coding sequence ATGGTTTTTGTATCTTCGGATTTGGAAGCACGTCTCGATCGCTACTACCAGGAAATTCAGACGGTTATCCTTTCGCGGCAAAATCCCATCACGGGTCTACTGCCGGCGAGTACGGCGGTCAATGCCCACGGCGACTATACCGATGCCTGGGTGCGGGATAACGTCTACAGCATTCTGGCGGTGTGGGGCTTGGCGCTGTCCTACCGCAAAATTGATCTCGACCAAGGCCGCACCTACGAACTGGAACATGCCGTCATCAAGCTGATGCGCGGCTTGCTGTTTGCCATGATGCGCCAGTGCCACAAGGTCGAACGCTTCAAACAGACCCAATCGCCCATGGATTCCCTCCATGCCAAGTACAGCACCACCAGCGGCGATACTGTCGTTCCCGATGATGGTTGGGGCCACTTGCAGGTAGATGCCACCTCCATTTTTCTGCTGATGCTGGCGCAGATGACCAGCTCGGGCTTGGAAATTGTTTACACCCAGGATGAAGTCGATTTTGTCCAGAATCTCGTCTACTACATTGGCCGCGCCTACCGCACCCCAGACTATGGCATTTGGGAGCGGGGCAATAAAATTAACCACGGTAGCGTAGAACTGAACGCGAGTTCGATCGGTATGGCCAAGGCCGCCCTGGAAGCTATGAACGGCCTCAACCTGTTTGGCACTAAGGGCAGCAAAGTTTCAGTCATTCACGTTCTGCCCGATGAAATTGCCCGTTGCCGCATTACCCTGAAGTCGCTCCTACCTCGGGAATCGTTGTCGAAGGAAGTGGATTCGGCGCTGCTGAGCGTGATTAGTTTTCCGGCCTTCGCGATCGAAGATCCCGATCTTGTAGAACGCACCCGCCAAAAAATTATCGATCTGCTGCAAGGCAACTACGGCTGCAAGCGCTTTCTTCGGGACGGCCACCAAACGGTGATTGAAGACACCAGCCGCCTGCACTACGAACCGACGGAACTGAAGCAGTTTGAGCATATCGAGTGCGAATGGCCGCTCTTTTTCACCTACCTGGCGCTGGATGGCCTGTTCCGGGGCGATCGCCAGCAGACGACCTTCTATCTAGAAAAACTCAATGACTTAGCCGTCGATCGGGATGGCATCAAACTGCTGCCGGAGGTCTACTACGTTCCCGCTGAGGCGATCGAGGCGGAAAAGCAAGCTCCCCGCAGCCAGCCCCGTCTGCCCAATGACAACGTGCCCCTGGTTTGGGCGCAAAGCCTGTATTACCTGGCCCAACTGCTCCACGAGGGGTTGCTATCGGTGGGCGACATCGATCCCCTGGCCATCCACACCCGCGTGGGCTACATTCGCAAAGCCACGGTGCAGATTGCCCTACTGGCGGAGGATGAGGAGTTACAAAATCGCCTAGCAGCCTACAACATTCCCACCCAAACCCTGAGCCAAATTGAGCCGATCCAAGTCCGCCAAGCCCGTGATTTATCGTTAGCCTATACTCAAGTCGGCAAGAACGATAAGTTGAATTTGTCGGGACGGCCTTTTCGCCTGATGCGCAGTTTGACGACTTCCAAGGTCTTCCAAATGCGGGATCAGGTGATGGTCTTCCTGCCAGCGTTTTTGGATGAACAGAAATTCTATCTGACCTTGGACTATCACTTCCTGGTGTCCAACATTAAGAGCGAACTGTCCTACATCCATCGGCATTGGCGGCAGTTGGGGCGACCGATCGTGACCCTGTTGCTGACCCATGACATGCTGGAGCGGGGCCAGGATGCGTTGTTGGGGCTGATGCAGGAGTTGCAAGATGGTCGCTGTGGTGAGGCGACGGTCACTGTGGGCAATTTAAACCAGTTGATGTTGACGGCCAGCCGAGCCAGACTAGACTTTTTGCCAGAGTTGGAAAATACGACCTATTTGGATCTCAATTCCCTTCGGCAATACCTGAGTTTTGATCCGGCGCAAACCCAGCCCCTATCCAGCTTCCAGGAATTTATGCTGGAGCAGGAAACGGATACGACATTGCTAGTGCAAAAGCTACGGGAGAGCCAAAATCTCTACGAACAGATTGAGATTCTCAGTACGTTACTGCGCCTCAAGGGCATTATTTTTGATACGGGATTGGTGGGGCCAGGACAGCCCGTGGTGGTGGGTCGTCTGATTGAAGAGATTTACAATAAGGCGAGCCGGGGCGATGCCCAGGGCAATCCCTACTGGGGCATTGTGCGACGGGCGGCAGGTCTGTTGGATAAGGTGGATATTGGGCTGTCCGATGCGGTGACGGATATTCTGATTCGTCAGAAGCAAATTTCGGTCGGTCGTGCTTACAGTGAAGACGCGGTGATTACGCAACCGTTGCCGTTGCATGATCTGTTGGATAAAATTCGTCACTTCTGTCGGGAAGATATTCGCGATCGCGTGTTGACCCAGGAAATTCTGGTGTATCTCAGTCTGTTGATTAAAGCGGAGCCGACACTGTTGAAGGGCTTGTTAACTGCACGGGTGGGGTATCTCATTATTCTACTCACCAGCGATCTGGCGCGGGAACTGCAAGTGACGCAGGATGAAGCCTACGAGGCATTGTTGCAACTGAGTCCCTATGATATCTACAAGCGGCTACATCACATTCTGGAAGGTTACGATACGCTGAATCAGACTTTATTCAGTCAGGAGTCACTGCACTTAAAGGTTCAGGATCAGGAAATTGATTGGATCGTGCCAACGGAAACCGATCGAGAAAGCGATCAAGATTGGCTACGGATGCGCCAACGGGAAGGAGGGCGGGGTACGATTCCTCGGGACTTCTACCGCAATGTCTGGCAGGTGTTGAATCACTGTAAGGGGTTGGTGATTGGCGACAAGCTAGAGCGGCGAAATCGCTTGGATAGTGAATTGCTCATCAGTGAAATGACGCCGGGGGAAACGAATTTTGCGCTACGGGTGGAACACTTGATTAACAAAATTCAAGCGCCGGAATATCGGCAAGTGAATATTGAGGCGTTGATGGAGTTGGCGGCGATCGCGCAGAAGAACCCGGACTTCAAGATTGAAGAGTACCTGGTGTTGGATGTGTTGATTGGTCACGCGGTGCGTCTGGCTTGGTTGCAGAAGTATCCCCACCACGCCCATTCCTACGATGAGCACAAGGCATCGGCTTGGAGTGCGTTCTACCAAAGTTCGCCCTATGACTGTGCTAACGCGATCGCAAGTGCGATGAAGTTCCTGACCAATCTGGGACAAGCAGAAGCGATCGGGATTTAA
- a CDS encoding PPC domain-containing protein, translating into MFVGCLLDVEFRWFPMRHFLKSAIVSSLSLAAIGVAAIRPALAENRVYVPIRLTPGQEIRDSLTDRDIPTGQGGFARDYLVVLKAGDQIAIDLVSDVFDPMVVLMTQDGSKIGENDDGPDGTPNSLLFMRITKPGEYIIRVQSFGETAGGPFRLMVERLQKVKS; encoded by the coding sequence ATGTTTGTTGGATGTTTGTTGGATGTTGAGTTTCGGTGGTTCCCTATGCGGCATTTCCTGAAAAGCGCGATCGTGTCGAGTTTGTCCCTAGCGGCGATCGGCGTCGCTGCAATCCGGCCTGCATTGGCAGAAAATCGGGTCTATGTTCCCATTCGCCTCACGCCGGGGCAGGAAATCCGGGATAGCTTAACCGATCGGGATATTCCCACGGGGCAGGGCGGATTTGCTCGGGATTATCTGGTGGTGTTGAAGGCTGGGGATCAAATTGCGATCGACCTCGTGTCCGATGTCTTTGATCCCATGGTGGTGTTGATGACCCAGGATGGCAGCAAGATTGGTGAAAATGACGATGGCCCCGACGGAACGCCGAACTCGTTACTCTTCATGCGCATTACCAAACCTGGGGAATACATCATCCGCGTGCAGTCCTTTGGAGAAACGGCGGGTGGCCCCTTTCGGTTGATGGTGGAGCGCTTGCAAAAGGTGAAATCCTAA
- a CDS encoding thioredoxin domain-containing protein, producing MVKNSWLGKNSWVKKNWVSRKTAIAGLLAVCIALFSCSKVPVQAETKIDPQFEQQVLEVLRKHPEVILESVRKYQQDQAKQAQQAQQALLDQLKTNPKAAIGSSPTLGAPLGKVVLFEFSDFQCPYCAGVIPTLKEFVKKYPDKVTLVYKHFPLSSIHPEAVNAAKASWAAQQQGKFWEYHDALFAQQKSLNSATYSAIATSLKLDLAKFERDRTSAAAAAAVAKDQALGDQLGIDGTPFFIMNGQAFSGGVPLAELEKRMNQGQ from the coding sequence ATGGTGAAAAATTCGTGGTTGGGCAAAAATAGCTGGGTCAAAAAGAACTGGGTGAGTCGGAAAACCGCGATCGCGGGACTTTTAGCAGTTTGCATTGCCCTCTTCAGTTGTTCCAAAGTGCCCGTCCAAGCTGAAACCAAAATCGATCCCCAGTTCGAGCAGCAGGTTCTAGAAGTCTTGCGCAAGCATCCTGAAGTGATTTTGGAATCCGTGCGCAAATACCAGCAAGATCAGGCCAAGCAGGCCCAACAAGCCCAACAAGCCCTGCTCGATCAGCTTAAAACTAACCCCAAAGCCGCGATCGGATCCTCCCCAACCCTGGGTGCACCCTTGGGCAAAGTGGTGCTCTTTGAGTTCTCCGATTTTCAATGTCCCTATTGCGCTGGTGTCATCCCAACCCTCAAGGAATTTGTCAAAAAATATCCCGACAAAGTCACCCTCGTCTACAAGCATTTCCCCCTCAGCTCCATCCATCCGGAAGCAGTCAATGCGGCCAAAGCTTCCTGGGCCGCGCAACAACAGGGCAAGTTCTGGGAATACCACGACGCCCTCTTCGCCCAACAGAAATCCCTCAACTCAGCAACCTATTCCGCCATTGCCACGTCGTTGAAGCTGGATCTGGCCAAATTTGAACGCGATCGTACCAGTGCTGCTGCCGCCGCTGCGGTGGCCAAAGACCAAGCCCTGGGGGATCAGTTGGGCATTGATGGCACGCCCTTCTTCATCATGAATGGTCAAGCCTTTTCTGGCGGTGTTCCCTTGGCTGAACTTGAAAAGAGAATGAATCAAGGGCAGTAA
- a CDS encoding Coq4 family protein translates to MPWPIPYDRSINPLELNPNHEVPLMQSIDSSHPSTLPPLSNAGLGKLFSVPTFLDRVDRIGDRLGINVPTVICLEELSQLPAGTLGYCVVEFLEQHHLQPLTTGPRRKQLHDIVHVLTGYGTNPIGEAEVQAFLLGAQFRLAHVIIGLGLLRIIHHHRRALQTSPQQLQQRLRTAYQRGHASRLDVGNWQPEAIWHLPLRDVQNLLHIEPIA, encoded by the coding sequence ATGCCCTGGCCGATCCCCTACGATCGCAGCATCAACCCACTCGAACTGAATCCCAATCACGAGGTTCCTCTGATGCAATCGATCGATTCCTCCCACCCTTCCACTCTCCCACCCCTATCCAATGCTGGCTTAGGCAAACTCTTCTCCGTTCCCACCTTTTTAGACCGCGTCGATCGCATCGGCGATCGTTTAGGCATCAACGTTCCCACCGTCATTTGCCTAGAAGAACTGAGCCAGCTTCCCGCCGGAACCCTGGGCTACTGCGTCGTTGAATTTTTGGAACAGCACCACCTGCAACCCCTCACGACTGGGCCACGCCGCAAACAACTCCACGACATTGTCCACGTTCTCACAGGCTACGGCACCAACCCGATCGGCGAAGCCGAAGTCCAAGCCTTCCTCCTAGGGGCCCAGTTTCGGCTGGCCCACGTCATCATCGGTTTGGGCCTCCTGCGGATAATTCACCACCACCGCCGCGCCCTCCAAACCTCCCCCCAGCAGCTCCAGCAGCGGCTCCGCACCGCCTACCAGCGAGGCCATGCCTCCCGTTTGGACGTTGGCAATTGGCAACCGGAGGCGATCTGGCATCTGCCCTTAAGGGACGTGCAAAACCTCCTCCACATCGAGCCTATCGCCTAA
- a CDS encoding ATP-binding protein, translating to MSKSKSPKFFFIAVALSVFIAELLIMLGFTLLPSMPGLLEAVVDATGLSLLISPALYYFTYKPLRTENQQREFVEQELRRSAQQLQTQAEQLQEYNQKLEQKVADRTQELSLKNRELESLLQQLHATQVQIIQNEKMTSLGQLVAGIAHEINNPVSFIHGNIKHLDRYVRDLLEVVQAYQLFYPEPPAVLQANLDDIDLAFVEQDCSKILRSMQTGTERIQQIVLSLRNFSRLDEAEFKTVDLHQGIDSTLLILQHRLLEMPNLTAIQVVKDYGELPLIACYPGQINQVFMSLISNSIDALENSERQRNKNRQPPLSPTIWISTKVNANQCVEVVIKDNGTGIPEALRSRIFDPFFTTKPIGKGTGLGLSISYQIVTEKHQGKLWCDSTPGQGSKFVIEIPIRL from the coding sequence TTGTCAAAGAGCAAGTCCCCTAAATTTTTCTTCATTGCAGTTGCCTTGTCGGTATTTATTGCCGAACTATTGATCATGCTGGGCTTTACGCTACTTCCCTCCATGCCTGGATTGCTCGAAGCGGTTGTCGATGCAACTGGCCTATCACTGCTGATATCCCCTGCGCTCTACTACTTTACCTATAAACCCTTAAGAACTGAAAATCAACAACGGGAATTCGTTGAGCAAGAACTCCGACGATCGGCTCAACAATTGCAAACCCAAGCAGAACAACTCCAGGAATATAATCAAAAGCTCGAACAAAAAGTTGCCGATCGCACTCAAGAACTCAGCCTCAAAAATCGTGAACTTGAATCATTACTGCAACAACTGCACGCGACGCAAGTTCAAATTATTCAAAACGAAAAAATGACATCCCTAGGGCAATTGGTCGCGGGAATTGCCCACGAAATCAATAACCCAGTCAGCTTCATCCATGGCAACATCAAACATCTCGATCGCTATGTACGAGATCTCCTAGAAGTCGTACAAGCCTATCAACTTTTCTACCCAGAGCCTCCCGCAGTCCTTCAGGCCAATTTGGATGACATCGATCTCGCATTTGTTGAACAAGATTGCAGCAAAATTCTGCGGTCAATGCAGACGGGAACGGAACGAATTCAGCAGATTGTATTATCTCTACGGAACTTTTCTCGTTTAGATGAGGCAGAATTCAAGACCGTAGATTTACACCAAGGCATCGATAGTACCCTCCTGATTTTGCAGCATCGCCTCTTGGAGATGCCCAACTTGACAGCCATTCAAGTGGTCAAAGACTACGGAGAATTGCCGTTGATTGCATGCTATCCAGGACAAATCAATCAAGTCTTTATGAGCTTAATTAGTAACTCAATTGATGCATTAGAAAACTCGGAAAGACAACGAAATAAGAATCGTCAACCCCCCCTATCTCCCACCATTTGGATCTCTACAAAAGTCAATGCTAACCAATGTGTTGAAGTTGTCATCAAAGACAACGGTACAGGAATTCCGGAAGCTCTACGATCGCGAATTTTTGATCCTTTCTTCACCACCAAGCCGATCGGCAAAGGAACGGGTCTTGGGTTATCTATCAGCTACCAAATAGTGACGGAAAAACATCAGGGGAAACTTTGGTGCGACTCCACCCCTGGCCAAGGCTCCAAATTCGTCATCGAAATTCCCATCCGACTTTAG
- a CDS encoding helix-turn-helix transcriptional regulator, with translation MGLVRLRIRELANARGWTLKEAADRAGVNYSTLKSYVQRGALNTVDLSTVYKIAQVFEVSIEDLMEILED, from the coding sequence ATGGGGCTGGTTAGACTACGAATTCGGGAACTCGCAAACGCAAGAGGCTGGACGCTCAAAGAAGCCGCCGATCGGGCAGGGGTCAACTACAGCACCCTGAAAAGCTATGTCCAGCGAGGTGCCCTCAACACGGTTGACTTATCCACTGTTTACAAGATTGCGCAGGTCTTTGAAGTGTCGATCGAAGACCTGATGGAAATTCTGGAAGACTAG
- a CDS encoding DUF86 domain-containing protein, producing MRDDREKLQDILEAIDRINRYALQGRPEFERNELIQVWFTQNLQIIGEAARSLSAVIRNQHPEVPWTKMIGMRNILAHNYFEIDLEIVWLVVEQELPSLKECIEVILRALN from the coding sequence ATGAGGGACGATCGCGAGAAGCTGCAAGATATTCTAGAGGCGATCGATCGAATCAATCGTTATGCGTTGCAGGGAAGACCGGAATTTGAACGAAATGAATTGATTCAAGTTTGGTTTACTCAAAATCTTCAAATTATTGGTGAAGCAGCCCGATCGCTATCTGCGGTGATTAGAAATCAGCATCCAGAGGTTCCTTGGACGAAGATGATCGGGATGCGAAATATTCTGGCTCACAATTATTTTGAAATTGATCTGGAGATTGTTTGGTTAGTTGTAGAGCAAGAATTACCCAGTTTGAAGGAATGTATTGAAGTAATTTTGAGAGCGTTGAATTGA
- a CDS encoding nucleotidyltransferase family protein, producing the protein MELGERLWANREAILGLAAQYGAYNVRVFGSVARGEADADSDVDFLVEVEPGYSLLDLGGLLMALQELLGCSVDVVTEKGLRERIRDRVLSEAVPL; encoded by the coding sequence ATGGAGCTTGGGGAGCGTCTCTGGGCAAATCGGGAAGCCATTTTGGGGTTGGCGGCGCAGTATGGGGCGTACAATGTCCGGGTGTTTGGATCGGTGGCGCGGGGCGAGGCGGATGCAGACAGTGATGTGGATTTTTTGGTGGAAGTGGAGCCTGGATATAGTTTGCTGGATTTGGGTGGGTTGTTGATGGCGCTTCAGGAGTTGTTGGGGTGTTCGGTGGATGTGGTGACGGAAAAGGGGTTGCGGGAAAGGATTCGCGATCGGGTGCTTAGTGAGGCAGTGCCGCTATGA